The DNA window AGAATAGAAGTGAAGGTTATGTGAGGGtaaaagttcaagtatttaaaggtttaacagaaaccctttcaaatcttttgggtaaaagtcaaaagacacgcggcaggcgttgatttaatccaacggcggtcgaacagttgttagccttactcctaatatataggagtaatgatcataaagtaatgacagaacgtgggaatgtgagTTCTGAgaagacgtttttgaaaatgacaagaagttttgaaagtggagtcataaatgattatgacgttagtcagttgtcttggaactctaaaaagtgagtaaaacgaaatctcgtcataacaagaaacgcctatttctcttgttttcgaaacaggcatttattgggggcaatttgttggctggagatttcatttagagaaaatattctttgaagagttagaattcgaagaaagatggttactggtGACCAtctctgagattaaaaatggatactgatggccatgtttcgaggatgttgtttaagttggagtgaagatggttagaatcagagctaattcgaagtgaattatctttaagacttaaacgttttgcgaaatacgaagggtactgaagcttaacgtgttttcgtggcattctcggttttgatcacgttgccacgtatcgaaagaggattcaggcgggaggatttgaatttcgaagtagtctgtgcaaccgaacaaggacaaatggcatcccagggattcttgtgagcaacgtggcatcagattagtgtaggaccgttagggttgaaattagtataaataagggtcttaatattaggattccgtgtgttcattttgtacaaatcactcacaaatcactcaagtatcaagtgtttagagaacgagttcgcagagaaatgtacgtatgacaccaacaccattttaaatacatttgtatctttctttattcaagtatcttttcaattcctttatctttttcgtttaactttcatttcgaagcatttttacatttctgcatttaacattcttgcacgttatattcttgcactttacatttctgcaatttacacgcttgtttatgctttctttgtcgaaagttatattaacatgtataacGAGTGTTGTTTCACATGAATAGTCATACGATCATATTACAAATAAGTTTTTCGAAAccagaacaaacaaacatgaaccaaatcatatcaaaagacaattgtttgactatgtcctaggatcaatctagtcgatcctacgagtaaccaaagtatattttatagtttggaggactagcggttgtttaccggaaatcaccgtaaacaatccCACGatactggcgcccgtgtcagcttctTTCCTTGCATTTTTAGCTTTGTTTCCTTCTGTTCTCATGCCATTTTCTCAGCGATTCTTCCTAGCACCTGAAATCACCAATAATTACCAAAACAAACGATCAAAAGCAACCATTCTACTAAAAATTAACAATAACATATAATTGAAAAACATGAAAGAACTAACtcaaaacaaagaacaaacaatCTATAGTGTTACCAaaatgaccgatttttaccaGATAATTGGTGGAGTATGAGTAAAATTGGTGTCCGATCATTCATCGACCAACACAGCCCTTATGATTTACATGGTGGCTGACTTGGCTTTCTAGGTTACaatgtttctatttataacctattaccCAACTGGAATTGGGCTTCTAATTACACCAAATATGCTGTATCAAATCTCCAAAAGATTCTTctacaaaataggtcttcaaCAAATCTTCCTAATAAATCTCCAAAATTAGAAAGTCTTCAATCAaacatattctgatttgattcttctagATCTTTCATGCGTcacatatgattgcataacattgGTTAGTAATATTCTACATTGTTGTTCATTGTTGAATCATATTCAATCAACAATTTAGATTCAAGCGCTATGTCGAATGGCTTGAATAggacatcttcttcgacatgttgtcTAGATGTTGAAACAAATCAACTTAACATGTTTCTTTGTCAAATAGAACTTCcacctgctttctcttacaagttatataTCGTATTTAACTAATTGCTActatattagttttaccaaacataatgccaattcAAATTGTAGAGAAATAACAGGAATTAAGTGAGAAGTCAGTAAAGTGAAGGTTGTTTACGTGTGAACTGGAGGTTGTTTGCATAATACTTTGCCTATGTGTTTTGTTCATATCAGATGTCTCGACATGTCACAGGACATCTGAAGTCTAATATACTAGAATTTCACTTTTAagaaaatttctcaaaaaaaatgattttaaaacttGAATAAGAGATAAATAATCTTAATTGCGCTTTAGAGTCTCTTGAGGAAGCACTTACATCTCTTGTTGATGAGTGGTATAATGTTTTTGACATTTTAGTTGAAAGGGTAAATAAAGTAGAATGTGTTACGTGTCCAACTTTAACATAAACAAAAGTgtttataaagcatcttttacACAAAAGTTCTCAAATCTTCAAGTATTAGACTGCTTTTGAACGGAAAATAGGCTTTAGAtgctaatttaatattttaataattaattcataaacaaatttacttaaaaattaattataattattaaaaacatttattaattaaaagtattaataaaaataatttaaaaaataaaaaataaaaaactaggtgaattttaaaaattatataaaaaaccaTGTGTGATAAAAAACAAGTGTCATGTTGGCAAAAATTGAAATATGGACTGACATATTACGCACGTGAGGCATAAGGAAGAAatcttaatatttaaaaaaaaaaaaggactaAGACGAATCTCGCCTACATTATACTTAACTAtagaaacatatataaaaattataaatttaaaaaataaaataaaaaacatgtaatGATTCTTAATTATATAATGTCAATGTCaataatgtcatttattgttaatattttttcaaaaaatataaaaattaaaaataaaagataaagttATTAATATCATAtcaataatcaataataatattaaaaatacatgtaAAGAGAGATACTATCACTCTATAAGATTagttcaaataattaattaattttttaaaatatttttatatcattcaTATCACTAATGAAAAGAGGCGGGAATTGAGTAGATTGTCAAATCAACCATTATCGCGGATTACAGCCTAACTCCGTATGATTTGACACAACCAAATTCTCTCTTACCTAATTTATTTGATTATAATGATTACACTTAATCACATTggttaacaaaattataaaataataattactacagtaataaaaacaataaaaatgttccaacaaatacaaatataatcaataaatataaaaacatattacacGCTACCAGAATCTGAATTCACCCTACCCTTCGTAGGGTTCCTCTCTTCCTCTCTCGAAAAATCCAAGCCCATAATCTCATTCATTCTTTCTTCGATCCTTCATCCTCATTCATTCTTCACCTGATTCTCACCGATTTCAATTCTTCTTCGTCGCTTGCGTTTTTCGATTCTCCATTTTTTATGGATGGATGTGTTCAGTGCTGCTCCGGTTGACGCTCTTGCTGGCTCTAACAACCAAGATCTTAACCTCTTGGAAACTGCTTCTAATGGTTCGCTTTCTGATTTATCaacttgttgttgttattttttcttGGATTTCGTTGTTTTGTAAGGGTTGTGCATGTAGATCTGTTTTTCTggaggagttttttttttttttttttatgtaatgtTATTTTCAGTTCATAGCTACACTGTTAATAGAGTTCTTGCATGTTGTTTGTTAggtcaagttttttttttgtgctGATTTTGATTCTAGTGTTTGAATTGAAATAATCAAGTGATTTTTTCATGATTAATAGGGTTTTATATGAATGTGTTGatcaactttttcttttagtaCACCATTTATTGAGTTATCTATGAAgcaataaattaaatgtaatcatCATAAGTGTCGGTTTCGGAAACGACATTGACACGGAGACACTTTTTTTGGATGCATCTTTTTTCAGAGGAGTTAGTGCTAAAGggtattttctttttgcttttacTTGTATTTCCAATAATAAATTTCTCTTTATGGCTTCTTGAAACAATGTCTTTAGGGCAATTTTTAGCATGGGTTTATGTGTTTTCTTGACTTATTGGAATATGTAGACTATATGTATACTTTATATGTAAAGTCGGCTGTTATGGAATTGTTGAATTGTCATTGATttgatttttgttgttattgatttgATTTTTGTTGTTATGCAGATGGTGCATTATTTGATGCATCACAGTATGCATTCTTCGGCAAAGATGTTGCTGAGGAAGTTGAGTTGGGGGGGTTAGATGGTGAGAATGATTACGTCCCTTCGGTTGAGTTCAACGAGGACGAGTTTTTTCTCAATGGAGAAGAGGTTATTTTTTCACTCTCCTTAccctattttttttcaaaatttatgtggCTACTATAGTTCAAAACATTTTGATATTTTGCTTATAATTTAACCATGCACGGTGCGTATTTGTCTTCATTATAACATTCAAATGTTGCTAATTATAGATTATCGATGAAATCAAATGCTCCAACTGTAAATTTTGATCAATCTTTCGTTCATATCCATTTTGGCAAAGCATCAATGATCTTTTATTCATATTCATTTTCCCTAAGTATTGAGTTATATTCATAATTTGAAGCAGTAATTATTACAAAAGTATTATACCTGAATATTATCTGGTTGATCATTGATATAAATTCTCAATATTTTGAAATTTGTGAACGGATGTGCTGCCTGCTTTGATGTAAATTCTTGTGAGTGATTTAATATTGAAAATCCGATGCCGTAGTTGTACCAACTAACAGTTATTTTCACATTGCAGGCGGAGAATGTAAGATCTTTTTCTGAAATTGATGATCTCACAACCACTTTTTTGAAGGTATGAATGTGAAAATGACATTTTGTGCCTTTCTCGTAATGCTGGAGATTGTTATTAGATTAATGATGGATTTGTATGTTGGTGACTGTTTTTAAATTGAGTTTTGACTGTTTTTAAATTGAGTTTTGACTGGGATGCCTTCACTTAACTGAGAAAGTTATGTAGTAGTAGTACagtgtattttttatattaaaaaataaatagataagaTTGAAGAATGACACAATTAAGGGAGCTCAAGGAATCCTCTTAAACAAATATCTAAACACaagatgaaaatataataagatGTATGGTACAATCATTGTGTCTTTGAGGGCGACTACTTTAATTGCCTGTGAACTGAACATCATTTGAACTGAATACCAAAGAGATGCCATAAGCACCATCCCGTCCCATTGCATGCAGTGAGGATTATAGTCTGAGCACGGCCTACATAATAGTAATCTCGATTGATAATAGGGATTTATCTGCTATCTTGTTTGTATAAGTTTGTTTTGGTGTGTTCTAAACGTTTTCttttaaatatagaaaaaaaaagCTTTAGTGTGTTCTaaacattcttatgttttaaatatagaaaaaaaCCTTGTTTTTGTGTGTACAAATTTATTTCTCAAAATTTCTTCATATCTATTTAGTTTTCAGAAGAAGAAATCAATAAAAGGCTAGTGTTGTTTTTCTTTAACTttaatttgtttttcatttttattcttATCTTATGAACTTCACCCATCACTTCATAGTTGTTGTCACCAAGCACTCTGCAACCTGACACCGTTTGTCGTTGCTCCCTGCTACCCTTCTTGTTGCTGCCATGTCATATTCTCCACTGATTTTACCACCTTACACCCTCTGCCACCACAACCTCCTTATACACTACACTCTCTGTGCTTGTGATCTTCCACCATTGGCGCCACTCTCCGATACCGTCACTGCAACCATACACTCTTCATTTCAAACGCTGCCGCCCCTGTTAAGATATAGATTATCAGGGAGTTTGTTGGTTTGTATGGGTTTGAGATAGGAAGTTAGCTAGGGGAGTTATTTGTCAATGGGGTAGTTGGGATTACCATGTTTAAATAGGGAGATCTTGGGAGTTAGATAGATCATGATTCAGTATTGTAAATTTATAGTGAATAGAATAGTAactctctcctattttctctatATCTTGTGTTTTTTCTTCTAGATTGCAACCTCGTggacaagtttttttttttttggggtgGTGTGTGTGCGGGTGGATATTATTAGGATATAAAAGAGAAACCACTGGCTCTTTCCATTGTGCAAGCAAGATTGGTTGGATTAGTCCACTTTTTAGTAGGTTATATATTTACTTATGCAGCTTTCTCGATTGCTTCTACATCAagtaaatttgatttgaaggataATTTGATGCAGTAGAAATAACtgttttttttgttggttttatgaTTAAACATATTCACTTTCCTCAAAATTTGTTACTCTTCCTTTGAATTCAGTTCTTAGATCTTAACTGCCACCTAACAATATTCAATGTCCCACCACAACTATTTGCCACCATCACCACCCTGACCTTTCATCATTGCTACTGGTACTGCTGCCCTATGTGTTCTACCGTGACTGTGGATGTCATACCAACCAACACCCCATGCCACCATTATCTCCCGACATCCTTTGCTTTCTTCATCCTCTACTTTTTCTCCTTTAATTTATTTAGGGGGCGAGGTAGATTTTAGGCCATAAATTTTCTAGTGGGAATTCTAACTTAATCCCTCTGGGTTATGAAGCTAGACAATCACTACATCACTCTCCACTGTCAAAACACGTTCTTAACATAAATTTATGAAGcaggttttatgttttatgtcaaAACTTGATTTTCAGGATCTTAATTTGTGAGATTTCTTATTGTTGATTGATGGGTATTTTTGAAACTTCATTCAAATGGTGTTTCTTGTAGCGCCAAATCAATCAACTTCCTATGAATGTAATTATTTTATCTCTTTTTTTAGCGTATACATACATGATAGGTTCTCTCCATAATTATTTtatcttcatttttttaaaattttattctttatttccCTTTATTTGAATGTTCTGGAAACAAATAACAAATTTTGCATGTGATTCAAAGTTTGATATTTTTCCATGCACTCTGCATGTAGTGTTTGGCAGTTTGGTTTAAGATTCAGTTATGATATTGGAAATATTGCCGGTCTATTTGAATGGCGATACCATATGTTTTACGTTAAACTGATAATGATGTCAAACATCTTGATATATTTCAGCTGAACAAAACTGTTGGTGGACCAAGAAATGCTGGAGTTATTGGTGATAGGGTGTCAAGAGAAAGTAAGTAagcaattatataatatattcagCTTTTATTTGTCCTTTTATCTAATTAGTGCTATTTATCTTCATTATTATCTTTCTAAAATTGcgttttttttaacatttgagGTGCTTAGAATGAAACTTAGATGTGTTATATTCTACTTGTGGCTTTGAAGTGTAACATCTAATATTAAAATCTCATGCTGTCAAAGAAAGTTTTGTACTATTATTTTCTAATAACCTACTTAAAATTCCTTATGTTAATTCGTAGCGACACGACAAAACTATTAAATCATTTGCAACACTTACCCGGAAATTTCTTCCTCTGTAGTCTGTCCATCTTTCTCTCCCCTCTATGTGGGACACACCTACCTAGGTTTGCAAAGTTGAAAATTGTTAATAAGTCATCCTAAATATTGGAAAttgttaataaatttaaatttgggTTAGATGTTATGatcttattatttaaaaatatgtagTTGCAGTTTCTTCTCTCTTTCTAGTTTCTACCATTATTAGAAATCTCAAGCTGTGTTTACATTACAAGCATTGATTTAGAACCTGTCCAAATAGCTATTTTTACAAGTGGAAAACATTTGGGTGAGTGCTGCAAGCTAGCTTGTAGATTTAATGGTTTTTTAAGTAGAGAAAGTTTTACTTCCTATTTCCTAAAGAAGGGGCTAGAGAAGTGTCGGGTCATAATAACTCAGTGATTATAGTCAGGTGTTGTATTGGTTTTTGTAACCACAATAATAACGTAGAAGGAGTCTATGCTTTCCAGTCTATGATTTTTCATCAAGGAAATTGCCTTGTTTTTGTGATCATTCATAGTGTCTGTAGgtgtgtttaattttttttttcctttctgaAGTTTGTTGCTCCAAGAGACATAGATATTCATCAGTCAGGTTAAATGGATAATAATAATTTGTTAGATAGAATTTTCTGAGTTTGGACTGATCAGTATTATCAAATAGCGGCGCCATGGCTGCTATGGCGGATACATGGCGGTTTTTGGGCTTGCCACAATGGTAAATATCTACTGATATTGTGTGTTTTTCCGCCATAATCTACTATGGCGGCGCCAGAAAGTGGACGATATGGCAGGATTTTGGCTCTTCGCCATGGACCGCCATCCGCCATCGACAACACTGGAGATGATGCATCTAAGTGAAATATGTATTTAGGCTTTATAGCTATTTCCCTTCTCTGCATGGATTATTGTTTCATCTGCTTAGTTATTATTGTTATTGGTATTCTTGACTAAATATTTCTATTCCTATATTTTATACAGATTCCTCTGCATCTGAATGGTCACAGAGGGATGATACTCCCTACTGGGTCGACTATCAAACTTGTGACAGTGAAGGTTCTCAGGATGGCAAAAGATGGTCCTCACATCCACATGCTTCTGTCACTCATCTACAAGAACCAAAGCCCTTATACCGAACGTCGTCGTATCCTGAGCAGCAACGGCAGCTGCAACACCACCTCGAACATCGCTCTAGTGAACCTGTTCCTAACTGGTTTGATCAGCATTTTTATGATAGTGAAACCGCTGATGATGAAAAGAGATGGTCATCACATCCACATTCCTCTATTTCAAACACAGAAGGACCAAGGCCGTTGTATAGAACGTCGTCTTATCCTGAAAAGAGACAAGAGCTTCCTCGTTTTTCGAGCGAACCAGTTTTGGCACCAAAATCTTCATTTACTTCCTACCCTCCCCCCGGTGGTAGGTCTCAACAGTCTTCTTCAAATAACAGTACAGGTCAGTTGAATATTCCTTATGCTGGGGGAGCTCACGTAGCACTGTCATCACAAAACCGCTCTCATTTATTCAATTCTGCATTACACTTGGGTGGATCAAAATATGAGCCACATTTTGGTGGAAATTTGGCCCAATTTAATACTGGCTCCCCCCTCAATAATCGAATCCAGAATCAATGGGTCAACCAAACAGGGTTGTATCCTGGAGATAATTCAAACCTCCTGAATAATATGCTACAGCAACAACTATACCATCACAATGGATCAGTGTCTCCTCACTTACTGAATCAGCTGCAGCAACAGCCGCATAGATTGCATCATCCTGTTCAGCAATCAGCAGCCTTAATGTCAGGTTTACAGCCCCATTTATTTAATCGCCATCTTTTGCCTGGATCATCTATTGGTAGAAAATATGAACATATGCATGGTTTTGGTGATATTAGAGAACATAGACAAAAATCAACTCGTAGACATCGGTTCTCTCAACAGAGTTCAAATACCACTAGCGAGAAGAGCGATAGTTGTTCAATACAGTTCAGGTCCAAGTACATGACTAGTGAAGAAATTGAGAGTATTCTTAAAATGCAGCTTGCCGTGACTCATTGTAATGATCCATATATTGATGACTATTATCACCAAGCTTGTCTTGCAAAAAAACCTTCTGGGGctaaatttaaattttcattttgcCCAGCCAAAATAAAGGATCTTTCCTCACGATCCCGTGCCAATTCCGAGCCACACAGGTTTCTTCAGGTTGACACTCTAGGCAGGGTTTCATACTTGCCCATTCGTCAGCCTCGCCCTCTTCTTGAAGATGACCCTCCAAACTCCTCTGCTAGTGGTGGCTCTGAGCGAAATATTTCAGAGAAGCCCCTTGAGGGGGAGCCTTTGTTTGCCGCCAGAGTTACGATTGAGGATGGTCTCTGTCTTCTTCTTGATGTAGATGATATTGATCGTTTCCTAAAGTGCAATCTGCTTCAAGATGGTGGAACTCAATTCTTACGAAGAAGGAGTGTCCTTCTGGAAGGATTAGCAACATCACTCCATCTCGTGGACCCACTGGGAAAGAATGGACACAAAGCTGGGCTTGCTGCTAAGGACGACCTTGTTTTCTTGCGATTAGCATCTCTTTCCAAGGGACGTAAGCTCCTAGCGAAGTATCTTCGGTTGCTTGTTCCTGGTAGTGAACTTATGCGAATTGCCTGCATGGCTATATTTCGTCATTTAAGATTCTTATTTGGTAGTATCCCTTCTGATTCAACAGCAGCAGAGACTACAAGTGATCTTGCTATGGTTGTTTGTCAGTGTGTCCAAGGAATGGATCTTGGTTCTCTTGGTGCTTGTCTTGCAGCAGTTGTTTGTTCCTCAGAGCAGCCTCCTCTGCGTCCCATTGGAAGCTCTGCCGGAGATGGGGCTTCCCTTGTTTTAGTGTCTGTACTTGAGGGGGCTACTGAACTTCTAACTGGTC is part of the Vicia villosa cultivar HV-30 ecotype Madison, WI linkage group LG2, Vvil1.0, whole genome shotgun sequence genome and encodes:
- the LOC131649278 gene encoding protein PAT1 homolog 1-like — translated: MDVFSAAPVDALAGSNNQDLNLLETASNDGALFDASQYAFFGKDVAEEVELGGLDGENDYVPSVEFNEDEFFLNGEEAENVRSFSEIDDLTTTFLKLNKTVGGPRNAGVIGDRVSRENSSASEWSQRDDTPYWVDYQTCDSEGSQDGKRWSSHPHASVTHLQEPKPLYRTSSYPEQQRQLQHHLEHRSSEPVPNWFDQHFYDSETADDEKRWSSHPHSSISNTEGPRPLYRTSSYPEKRQELPRFSSEPVLAPKSSFTSYPPPGGRSQQSSSNNSTGQLNIPYAGGAHVALSSQNRSHLFNSALHLGGSKYEPHFGGNLAQFNTGSPLNNRIQNQWVNQTGLYPGDNSNLLNNMLQQQLYHHNGSVSPHLLNQLQQQPHRLHHPVQQSAALMSGLQPHLFNRHLLPGSSIGRKYEHMHGFGDIREHRQKSTRRHRFSQQSSNTTSEKSDSCSIQFRSKYMTSEEIESILKMQLAVTHCNDPYIDDYYHQACLAKKPSGAKFKFSFCPAKIKDLSSRSRANSEPHRFLQVDTLGRVSYLPIRQPRPLLEDDPPNSSASGGSERNISEKPLEGEPLFAARVTIEDGLCLLLDVDDIDRFLKCNLLQDGGTQFLRRRSVLLEGLATSLHLVDPLGKNGHKAGLAAKDDLVFLRLASLSKGRKLLAKYLRLLVPGSELMRIACMAIFRHLRFLFGSIPSDSTAAETTSDLAMVVCQCVQGMDLGSLGACLAAVVCSSEQPPLRPIGSSAGDGASLVLVSVLEGATELLTGHQAASNNKLGNRSFWQASFDEFFDLLTKYCMNKYQSIMQSLLTQGAQNVPAIGSDAAKSVSKEMPVELLRASLPHTNDRQRKLLLDFAQRSAPVVGFNNYAGRSASRVNSETVIS